One window from the genome of Deltaproteobacteria bacterium encodes:
- a CDS encoding thymidine phosphorylase, whose translation MTFLPQELIRKKRDGRQLTGDEIRAFIAGVADGSVPDYQTAAMLMAVYFRGLDDDETAAWADAMVHSGDVVDLSRVDRPRVDKHSTGGVGDKISIPLAPAVAACGVAVPMVSGRGLGHTGGTLDKLESIPGFRVDLDIDRFVAQVAELGVCMIGQTDRMAPADRVLYALRDVTATVESIPLIATSIMSKKLAEGIDGLVLDCKVGSGAFMKTLDDARRLATAIRAIGAAAGKRVTAVLTRMDDPIGDAVGNAVEIAESVDVLRGGGPADTR comes from the coding sequence TTGACGTTCCTGCCGCAGGAGCTCATCCGCAAAAAGCGCGACGGACGCCAGCTCACCGGCGACGAGATCCGCGCGTTCATCGCGGGCGTGGCCGACGGCTCGGTTCCCGACTACCAGACCGCGGCCATGTTGATGGCCGTCTACTTCCGCGGCCTCGACGACGACGAGACCGCCGCGTGGGCCGACGCGATGGTCCACTCCGGCGACGTGGTCGACCTGTCGCGCGTCGATCGGCCGCGCGTCGACAAGCACTCGACCGGCGGCGTCGGCGACAAGATTTCGATCCCGCTCGCCCCGGCGGTCGCGGCGTGCGGCGTCGCCGTACCGATGGTCAGCGGCCGCGGGCTCGGCCACACCGGCGGCACGCTCGACAAGCTCGAGTCGATTCCCGGCTTTCGCGTCGACCTCGACATCGATCGGTTCGTCGCGCAGGTGGCCGAACTCGGCGTCTGCATGATCGGCCAGACCGACCGCATGGCGCCGGCCGACCGCGTGCTCTACGCCCTGCGCGACGTCACCGCCACCGTCGAGTCGATTCCGCTGATCGCGACGTCGATCATGTCGAAGAAGCTGGCCGAGGGGATCGACGGCCTGGTGCTCGACTGCAAGGTGGGCAGCGGCGCGTTCATGAAGACGCTCGACGACGCCCGTCGCCTGGCCACGGCCATCCGCGCCATCGGTGCGGCCGCCGGCAAGCGCGTGACCGCCGTGCTCACGCGCATGGACGACCCGATCGGCGACGCGGTCGGCAACGCGGTCGAGATCGCCGAGTCGGTCGACGTGCTGCGCGGGGGCGGGCCGGCCGACACCCG